One genomic window of Streptomyces sp. WP-1 includes the following:
- a CDS encoding DUF262 domain-containing protein produces MRAQEITFLKLVQGEKQFQVPLYQRTYSWTRKQLERLWDDLIDLAEQQLEGGSPPSHFLGSVVLAPGQLQAGGVQRWLVVDGQQRITTIMLAFTALRDHIRDSGAEGSARTADRIHRQYLVNEFLEGDEYFRLLPTQADRASYGACVSSSPRSGGADNIGASYRFFRGVLASGQEQYGAEWTTAVEIALRDLLSIVEITAERGDNVYRIFESINNTGVGLSQSDLLRNYVFMLLPGRGERVYEQLWLPMQQQLGPKNLELLVWLDLVVRGESKTKQTDIYRVQQQRLEPLAGNEEALEKEVGELARRAELLRRILDPALEPHDELRQQLHHLARWGGRIHYPIALHLLDLVDTGRAQADEAAEALGYVEGFLVRRMLCQASTQSLNRLFMSMPGDMETDQPAPEAVRRYLSGRRRGWPTDAEVADGIRSKPFYWNGQAPQRAYVLERLEESYGSTEPVDFKRAKLTVEHVLPQRPAQAWIDVLAEDSDDGQTPQELHDLLVHTLGNLTLSAENTKLSNHPFQRKQQILEASSLRMNQEIAGTRRWGRKEILNRADNLATRAVSLWPGPEGEQRADSEEWTGWADLRAALIAMPTGTWTTYGDIAELIGSHPVPVGNFLATKAGVHGAYRVLTAAGRVSASFRWPNHEYGGNPLTLLHAEGVPFDSSGKARSSHRLTAEDLASLLGKEVPEIGTSSGSSDQVATGRTFDARATRFTELLRANRPDAAAPILSFLQSWEGLAPGCHLDYGKATETSCFLMLRKESVPRTAAIWPFTLYPVFGTVEVVFQYMRSRPPFDDSGLRQEFMSRLNAVPGIELAEAKLELRPSFPLEVLADHSEEIVGIMSWFVQQVMAHEPSDEPGQVSV; encoded by the coding sequence TTGCGCGCACAAGAGATCACATTTTTGAAGCTCGTTCAGGGGGAGAAGCAGTTTCAGGTACCTCTCTACCAACGGACCTACAGTTGGACGCGGAAGCAGCTGGAACGGCTGTGGGACGACCTGATCGACTTGGCCGAGCAGCAGCTCGAAGGGGGCAGTCCTCCCTCGCACTTCCTCGGCTCCGTCGTTCTGGCCCCAGGCCAGTTGCAGGCCGGAGGAGTGCAACGCTGGCTCGTCGTGGACGGTCAGCAGCGGATCACAACGATCATGCTGGCGTTCACCGCGTTGCGCGACCACATCCGGGACTCCGGGGCTGAGGGCTCCGCGCGAACGGCCGACCGTATCCACCGCCAGTACCTCGTCAACGAGTTCCTGGAAGGCGATGAGTACTTCCGGCTGCTTCCCACCCAGGCCGACCGGGCGTCCTATGGGGCCTGCGTCTCCAGCAGTCCTCGTTCAGGAGGCGCCGACAACATCGGGGCCTCCTACCGTTTCTTCCGCGGCGTGCTGGCGAGCGGACAAGAGCAATATGGAGCGGAGTGGACGACCGCAGTGGAGATAGCCCTACGGGACTTGCTCTCCATCGTGGAGATTACCGCCGAGCGCGGTGACAACGTGTACCGGATCTTCGAATCGATCAACAACACCGGTGTCGGCCTGAGTCAGAGCGATTTGCTCCGAAACTACGTGTTCATGCTGCTCCCGGGCCGGGGAGAGCGTGTGTACGAGCAGTTGTGGCTGCCTATGCAGCAGCAACTGGGGCCCAAGAATCTGGAACTCCTCGTCTGGCTCGACCTCGTCGTACGCGGCGAGAGCAAAACGAAGCAGACCGACATCTACCGCGTCCAGCAACAGCGGCTCGAACCGCTGGCAGGTAACGAGGAGGCGCTGGAGAAGGAAGTCGGCGAGCTCGCCCGGCGCGCCGAGCTGTTGCGGCGAATTCTCGATCCCGCGCTGGAGCCGCACGACGAACTGCGCCAGCAGCTTCACCACCTTGCCCGCTGGGGCGGACGCATCCACTATCCGATCGCGCTCCACCTGCTCGATCTCGTGGATACCGGGCGCGCCCAGGCCGACGAGGCGGCTGAAGCCCTCGGATACGTCGAAGGATTCCTCGTCCGCCGCATGCTGTGCCAGGCCAGCACCCAGAGCCTGAACCGCCTCTTCATGTCGATGCCGGGTGACATGGAGACTGACCAACCAGCTCCGGAGGCGGTGCGACGCTACCTCTCGGGCCGACGCCGCGGCTGGCCCACTGACGCTGAGGTAGCCGACGGGATCCGCAGCAAGCCGTTCTACTGGAACGGGCAGGCACCGCAACGCGCGTACGTCCTGGAGCGGCTGGAGGAGAGTTACGGATCGACGGAGCCCGTGGACTTCAAGCGGGCCAAGCTCACGGTGGAGCACGTTCTGCCACAGCGGCCAGCCCAGGCATGGATCGACGTCCTCGCCGAGGATTCGGATGACGGCCAGACCCCTCAAGAACTGCACGATCTGTTGGTCCACACCCTGGGAAACCTGACGCTCTCGGCCGAGAACACAAAACTCTCCAACCACCCCTTCCAACGGAAGCAACAGATTCTGGAAGCAAGTTCACTCCGGATGAACCAGGAGATCGCTGGGACCCGACGGTGGGGCCGCAAGGAGATCCTGAACCGCGCGGACAACCTGGCCACGCGTGCCGTCTCCCTGTGGCCTGGCCCCGAGGGGGAGCAACGCGCGGACAGCGAGGAGTGGACGGGATGGGCCGATCTGCGCGCAGCGCTGATTGCCATGCCCACCGGCACCTGGACAACTTACGGGGACATCGCTGAACTGATCGGCAGCCACCCTGTTCCGGTCGGCAACTTTCTCGCCACAAAGGCCGGCGTACACGGGGCTTACCGGGTCCTGACCGCTGCCGGACGGGTCTCCGCGTCATTCCGCTGGCCGAACCACGAATACGGTGGCAACCCCCTCACGCTCCTACACGCAGAAGGGGTGCCATTCGACTCCAGCGGGAAGGCGCGCAGTTCCCATCGCCTGACCGCAGAGGACCTCGCATCGCTTCTGGGCAAAGAGGTGCCCGAGATCGGAACGTCGAGCGGCTCCTCCGATCAGGTGGCCACGGGCAGAACATTCGATGCTCGTGCCACGCGCTTCACCGAACTGCTGCGGGCGAATCGGCCGGACGCCGCCGCCCCCATCCTCAGCTTCCTCCAATCGTGGGAAGGTCTCGCTCCCGGCTGCCATCTCGACTATGGCAAGGCGACCGAGACCAGCTGCTTCCTGATGCTGCGCAAGGAGTCCGTGCCCCGTACCGCCGCCATCTGGCCATTCACTCTCTATCCTGTATTCGGCACAGTCGAGGTCGTCTTCCAGTACATGCGCTCCAGGCCGCCCTTCGACGACAGCGGACTGCGTCAGGAATTCATGTCCCGTCTGAATGCCGTCCCAGGAATCGAGCTGGCGGAGGCGAAGCTCGAACTGCGCCCGTCGTTTCCTCTCGAGGTTTTGGCGGATCATTCCGAGGAGATCGTCGGAATCATGTCCTGGTTCGTCCAGCAGGTCATGGCGCACGAACCATCGGACGAGCCGGGCCAAGTCTCCGTCTAA